The following proteins come from a genomic window of Sardina pilchardus chromosome 1, fSarPil1.1, whole genome shotgun sequence:
- the LOC134089427 gene encoding NLR family CARD domain-containing protein 3-like: MDYSEDGEDAIGGNQTGRAACRPTVSSHVSLKDDESVTDGHQGISKGQGLHSAGPQTHRPVSPVPSCVSMRSDRSKGDPPNLSRGPPLSDPNPQTHRPVSPVPSCVSMRSDRSKGDPPNLNRGPPLSDPNGFRNILTQEQSRCGVCKQLLRDPVITSCGHSFCRQCINSYWSQSGPSGDYSCPQCRKRTQPFPHPPVKRAKLSDNHVLNRVLMTHKASMKRRFESICEGIIRSGTQTLLNKIYTELYITEGESEGVNNEHEVWQVESASRPQTTEDTAINCNDIFKPLPGQERHIRTVMTKGIAGIGKTVSVQKFILDWAEDRANQDIDFMFVLPFRELNLVQHDQYSLHRLLLDFHPELRELQDGEYKDRHIVFIFDGLDESRLPLNFQENQKLSDVTKTSSVDVLITSLIQGTLLPSALLWITSRPAATSQVPSQCISQVTEVRGFSDPQKEEYFRKRVSDQNQANRIISHITATRSLHIMCHMPVFCWISATVLQKILEQDDGKEAPKTLTEMFIHFLLIQTTRKGQKYQEESETDRQSLLESHKGVILKLAELAFKNLENGNLMFYEEDLRECGIDVSEASVYSGMCTEIFREECVFHHKKVYCFVHLSIQEFLAALHLFASYLNKSMEVLKTFLSKKSRSVPDVPLDELLKNAVNKALESKNGHLDLFVRFLHGISLVSNQRLLLGLLTHTHSSPDSVKKTIKNLKVMQRQNISPERCINLFHCLVEMHDSSVHDEIQAFLKAEKGAVKQLTLAHCSALAHVLLMSEEVLDEFDLKKYKTSDEGRRRLVPAVRCCRKALLAGCKLTEKSWEILTSTLRSANSPLRELDLSQNDLQASEEKLLSALQSPNCKLETLRLVDCKLKGRFLALAHHGANPHLRELDMSDSELEDHGGELLHQPLNQDCKVRLTRCKLKYSYSEVVVSVLQSYISQLSELDMSGCDIQTSEEKLLSGLTNPNCQLEKLRLVGCKLRGRFLAVTLQWANSHLRELDISDSELQDCGGELLHQPLNQNCKVRLISCRLKDSSSEVVVSVLQSCISQLSE, encoded by the exons aTGGATTACTCTGAAGATGGTGAGGATGCTATTGGTGGAAATCAGACAGGCAGAgcagcatgtaggcctactgtgtccAGCCACGTGTCCCTGAAGGATGATGAGTCTGTTACTGATGGACATCAGGGGATCAGCAAAGGACAAGGGCTACACAGTGCAGG TCCACAGAcccacagaccagtgtctccagtgcccagctgtgtgtccatgaggaGTGACCGGTCTAAGGGTGATCCTCCCAATCTCAGCAGAGGACCACCACtgtctgatccaaa TCCACAGAcccacagaccagtgtctccagtgcccagctgtgtgtccatgaggaGTGACCGGTCAAAGGGTGATCCTCCCAATCTCAACAGAGGACCTCCACtgtctgatccaaa TGGATTTAGGAATATTCTGACCCAGGAACAGtccaggtgtggagtgtgtaagcAGCTGCTGAGGGACCCAGTCATCACcagctgtggacacagtttctgTAGGCAGTGCATCAACAGCTACTGGAGCCAGTCTGGTCCATCAGGAGACTACAGCTGTCCCCAGTGCAGAAAGAGAACACAACCCTTTCCACACCCTCCAGTCAAAAGGGCCAAACTATCAG ACAACCATGTCCTGAACAGAGTATTGATGACCCATAAAGCCAGTATGAAGAGAAGGTTTGAGAGCATATGCGAAGGCATCATAAGGTCAGGGACTCAAACCCTCCTgaacaagatctacacagagctctacatcacagagggagagagtgaaggggtgaataatgagcatgaggtttggcaggtgGAGTCAGCATCCAGGCCACAAACTACAGAAGACACAGCAATCAACTGTAATGAtatcttcaagcccttacctggacaggaGAGACACATCAGAACGGTCATGACCAAGGGgattgctggcattggaaaaactgtatcagtgcagaagttcatccttGACTGGGCAGAGGACAGAGCTAACCAGGATAtagatttcatgtttgtgcttccgttccgtgagctgaatttggtccaacatgatcagtacagtcttcacaggctcctgcttgacttccaccctgagcttaGAGAGCTACAAGATGGTGAATACAAAGATCGCCACATTGTGTTCatttttgatggtctggatgagagtAGACTTCCACTGAATTTCCAAGAGAACCAGAAGTTGTCTGATGTGACAAaaacatcatcagtggatgtgctgataacgagcctcattcagggaactctgcttccctctgctctcctttggataacctcccgaccagcagcaaCCAGTCAGGTCCCTTCTCAGTGCATCAGTCAGGTGACAGAAGTACGAGGATTCAGTGACCCACAAaaggaagagtacttcaggaagagagtcagtgaccagaatcaagccaacagaatcatctcacacattaCGGCAACCAGGAGCCttcacatcatgtgccacatgccagtcttctgttggatctcaGCCACTGTCCTTCAGAAAATACTGGAACAGGATGATGGGAAGGAAGCCCCCAAaactctgactgagatgttcatacactttCTGCTCATCCAGACCACAAGGAAGGGCCAGAAGTATCAAGAGGAAAGTGAGACCGATAGACAGAGCCTCCTAGAATCacataagggtgtcatattgaaactagcagagctggctttcaagaatctggagaatggcaatctcatgttctatgaggaagacctgagagagtgtggcattgatgtcagtgaagcttcagtgtactctggcatgtgcactgagatcttcagggaggaatgtgtgtttcacCACAAGAAGGTGTACTGCTTTgtccatctgagcatccaggagtttcttgcTGCACTTCATTTGTTTGCCTCCTACTTGAATAAGAGCATGGAGGTCCTGAAAACATTTCTTAGCAAAAAATCCAGGTCTGTGCCAGATGTGCCTCTCGATGAGCTGCTGAAGAATGCAGTAAACAAAGCCTTGGAAAGCAAGAATGGACaccttgatttgtttgttcGCTTCCTTCATGGCATTTCTCTGGTGTCAAATCAGAGACTTTTGCTTggcctcctgacacacacacacagcagcccagaCAGTGTTAAGAAAACCATCAAGAACCTGAAGGTGATGCAGAGACAAAATATCTCCCCTGAGCGGTGCATCAACCTGTTCCACTGCCTGGTGGAAATGCATGACTCCTCTGTCCATGATGAAATCCAGGCTTTCCTGAAGGCAGAGAAAGGTGCTGTGAAACAGCTCACATTGGCTCACTGCTCAGCCTTGGCTCATgtgcttctgatgtctgaggaggtgctggacGAGTTTGACCTGAAGAAATACAAAACCTCAGATGAGGGACGGAGGAGACTAGTGCCAGCTGTGAGATGCTGCAGAAAGGCACT ACTTGCTGGCTGTAAGCTAACAGAAAAGTCCTGGGAGATTTTGACTTCAACTCTGCGGTCTGCAAACTCCcccttaagagagctggacctgagtcagaatgacctgcaggcatcagaagaaaagctgctctctgctctacagagtccaaactgcaaactggagactcTTAG ACTTGTTGACTGTAAACTGAAGGGAAGATTTCTGGCCTTGGCCCACCACGGGGCAAAcccccacctaagagagctggacatgagtgacagtgagcttgaggaccatggaggagaactgctccatcaaccactgaatcaagactgtaaagtgag ACTTACCAGGTGTAAACTCAAATACAGCTAttctgaggttgtggtctcagttctgcagtcctATATTTCTCAattgagtgagttggacatgagtggctgtgatattcaaacatcagaagagaagtTACTCTCTGGTCTTACAAACCCAAATTGTcaactggagaaactgag acttgttggctgtaaactgagaggAAGATTTCTGGCTGTgactcttcagtgggcaaactcccatctaagagagctggacatcagtgacagtgagctgcaggactgtggaggagaactgctccatcaaccactgaatcaaaactgtaaagtgag ACTCATCAGCTGCAGACTCAAAgacagctcctctgaggttgtggtctcagttctgcagtcatgtatttctcaactgagtgag